One Sulfurimonas sp. genomic window carries:
- a CDS encoding chemotaxis protein CheC, with the protein MNLEFNEDQIDALREFINISMGAATASLANLLDAFGTMHIPKIEICNSNELAQKIELTIDLKSMYYATKQLFTGKFGGECMFIISEDSAKNLGRHLYNVTTPSRDDINDAVIELTNILTSTIVSRLTQELNTQVQFFVPSSQFIDANSIVNSEDVSDYSKIIIISTILDFKDQKINGNIYILTKDEAIESLKILIDRRIEEIYG; encoded by the coding sequence TTGAATTTAGAATTTAATGAAGATCAAATTGATGCACTAAGAGAGTTTATAAACATATCTATGGGTGCAGCTACTGCAAGTTTGGCAAATCTTTTGGATGCGTTCGGAACGATGCATATCCCAAAAATCGAGATATGCAACTCTAACGAGTTGGCTCAAAAAATTGAATTGACTATAGATCTAAAATCAATGTACTACGCTACAAAACAGCTTTTTACCGGTAAATTCGGAGGAGAGTGTATGTTTATTATAAGCGAAGATTCTGCAAAAAACTTGGGCAGACACCTATATAATGTAACAACTCCCTCAAGGGATGATATAAACGATGCGGTAATAGAACTTACAAATATATTGACATCTACTATTGTCAGCAGATTGACACAGGAACTAAACACTCAGGTACAATTTTTCGTACCGTCGTCACAGTTTATAGATGCAAATTCTATCGTAAACAGTGAAGATGTTTCCGACTACTCTAAAATTATAATAATCAGTACGATTTTAGACTTTAAAGATCAAAAAATCAACGGCAATATTTATATACTCACAAAAGATGAAGCAATAGAAAGCCTAAAAATATTGATAGACAGAAGAATAGAAGAGATTTACGGATGA
- a CDS encoding response regulator, which translates to MKILVVDDSKIGRMTVIKSLETIKPDAEVLQAINGLEAVEIFKQERPDAVFLDLTMPVMDGYEALKQIIEIDKNAQVIIVSADIQSEAKLRVLASGAKNLYPKPINDEKMLQIFEQDLSL; encoded by the coding sequence TTGAAAATTTTGGTAGTTGATGACTCAAAAATCGGTCGCATGACCGTTATAAAAAGCCTTGAAACAATTAAACCTGATGCAGAGGTGCTTCAGGCAATAAACGGTCTTGAAGCTGTAGAGATTTTTAAACAAGAGCGTCCCGATGCCGTTTTTTTGGATTTAACGATGCCTGTCATGGACGGATATGAAGCACTAAAACAGATAATAGAAATAGATAAAAATGCTCAAGTAATAATTGTGAGTGCAGATATTCAAAGTGAAGCAAAACTAAGAGTTTTAGCATCCGGAGCAAAAAATCTCTATCCAAAACCTATTAATGATGAAAAGATGTTACAAATTTTTGAGCAAGATTTATCGTTATAA
- a CDS encoding cation-transporting P-type ATPase, whose translation MHIFKLNKSQLFEKFNTCENGLSTKEANARLAKFGLNEVQDANKKNYLKEYIKQYIHFFAILLETAAFLAFIADIYAPNTGNDILAYAILVAVFINATFSFWQEYKADKAMEALLRLMPTKVKVMRDSRVEIIDAKELVIGDIVILEEGEKIAADAVLIQNNALYINTSALNGESMPSRRELECKNSITRTLDAKNMVYAGTSVVFGSGVAVVIAAAYATEFGKIATLTKNIVKTLTPIQKEVIRIVRIFTVIALAMGVIFFMLGIFFGQTLLTAAIFALSLIVANVPEGLLPTITLSLSLAGQRMAKRNALIKNLDSVQTLGSVTVICTDKTGTLTRNEMSLKEIVLAGGENITLNKEEYGSEWKFSFDKSNDTTDIRLDELLLAGALSCRTAIKEEKLFKDPTELAIVDASNKRRIDIGAYKKIDEIPFTDNRKMMSLIYEKNDIKILYAKGAAEIIFDKSSTYIDGKGAILPFDEEAKKRMQSSAEAFENEAYRVLAIAKNLSAKEEELTLLGLVAIMDLPREEVKEAIEQCKTAGIRTMMITGDNHKTAQAVAKKIGLDYDGVLTGEEVELLSDEKLSIRLKNETILFARMASSQKLKIAVALQNCGEIVAMTGDGANDAPALKRANIGIAMGTGTDVAKEAADMILLDDNFKSIVSAIEEGRAVYFNIKKFVTYILSSNVPEIVPYILHFFLKIPLPLSVIQILSIDLGSDMLPGLALGSEKPEKNIMKRPPVGINEKILDWEVFKRGYFFIGLIEATAAMTAFISFLSLHGWEYGTVNLDPLLHSQAMTMTLLGAVSCQMVNAWTMRSWEFSAWNIGWNSNQLLIGATALEFFWIWMLLKYEPVQKIFHTADIPLSDLWILLPFPIVLFVSHEFYKKNIY comes from the coding sequence ATGCATATATTTAAGCTAAACAAATCACAACTTTTTGAAAAGTTCAATACTTGCGAAAATGGATTAAGCACTAAAGAAGCCAATGCACGACTTGCAAAGTTCGGTTTAAACGAAGTTCAAGATGCAAACAAGAAAAACTACTTAAAAGAGTATATAAAACAGTATATACATTTTTTTGCAATATTGCTTGAAACAGCAGCATTTTTGGCCTTTATAGCTGATATATATGCGCCGAATACGGGTAATGACATCTTGGCATATGCGATTCTTGTCGCTGTTTTTATAAATGCGACTTTTTCTTTTTGGCAGGAGTACAAAGCCGACAAAGCCATGGAAGCGCTTTTGAGGTTAATGCCTACAAAAGTTAAGGTTATGCGTGACTCCCGTGTAGAAATAATCGATGCAAAAGAGTTGGTTATCGGCGACATAGTAATCCTTGAAGAGGGAGAAAAGATTGCTGCCGATGCAGTTTTAATCCAAAACAACGCTCTTTATATAAACACATCGGCCTTAAACGGAGAGTCAATGCCGTCTCGGCGCGAGTTGGAGTGTAAAAACAGTATAACCAGAACACTGGATGCTAAAAATATGGTTTATGCAGGAACTTCCGTTGTCTTTGGAAGCGGTGTAGCCGTAGTAATCGCCGCTGCTTATGCGACAGAGTTCGGAAAAATCGCAACTTTAACAAAAAATATAGTAAAAACTCTTACCCCGATACAAAAAGAGGTGATTCGTATCGTTCGTATTTTTACCGTAATTGCTTTGGCAATGGGTGTTATATTTTTTATGCTTGGTATATTTTTTGGTCAAACTCTTTTGACTGCTGCCATTTTTGCTCTCTCTTTGATAGTAGCGAATGTTCCCGAAGGACTTCTGCCGACCATAACACTCTCTTTGTCGCTCGCCGGTCAGCGTATGGCAAAACGAAACGCACTTATCAAAAATCTTGATTCGGTACAAACTTTGGGAAGCGTGACGGTTATATGCACGGATAAGACGGGAACGCTTACACGCAACGAGATGTCACTAAAAGAGATAGTATTGGCAGGCGGAGAAAATATAACCTTAAACAAAGAAGAGTATGGCAGTGAGTGGAAGTTTAGTTTCGATAAAAGCAACGATACAACTGACATCCGTCTTGATGAACTTCTTCTTGCAGGAGCGCTGAGTTGCCGTACAGCTATCAAAGAGGAAAAACTTTTTAAAGATCCTACGGAGTTAGCTATTGTCGATGCATCAAACAAACGCCGTATAGATATAGGCGCTTACAAAAAAATAGATGAGATTCCATTTACCGACAATAGAAAGATGATGTCTTTAATCTATGAAAAAAATGATATAAAGATACTCTATGCCAAGGGAGCAGCAGAGATAATATTTGATAAATCCTCTACTTATATAGACGGCAAAGGAGCTATACTGCCTTTTGACGAAGAGGCAAAAAAACGAATGCAAAGCAGTGCCGAAGCTTTTGAAAATGAAGCTTACCGCGTTTTGGCGATAGCAAAAAATTTAAGCGCGAAAGAAGAGGAATTAACGCTATTAGGTTTAGTGGCTATTATGGATCTGCCAAGAGAAGAGGTTAAAGAGGCAATAGAGCAGTGCAAGACGGCAGGTATCCGTACTATGATGATTACGGGGGACAATCATAAAACGGCACAAGCTGTAGCTAAAAAAATCGGCTTGGATTATGACGGAGTTTTAACAGGAGAGGAAGTTGAGCTTTTAAGCGATGAAAAACTTAGTATTCGTCTTAAAAACGAGACGATACTTTTTGCTCGAATGGCAAGCAGTCAAAAATTAAAAATTGCCGTTGCCCTTCAAAATTGCGGCGAGATTGTAGCTATGACCGGCGACGGCGCAAACGATGCTCCTGCACTCAAGCGTGCCAATATCGGAATTGCCATGGGAACAGGTACGGATGTAGCAAAGGAAGCTGCCGATATGATTTTGCTAGATGATAATTTTAAATCGATTGTTTCTGCCATTGAAGAGGGTAGAGCGGTCTATTTTAATATTAAAAAATTTGTTACATATATTCTCTCTTCAAATGTACCGGAAATAGTACCCTATATACTTCATTTTTTCTTGAAAATCCCGCTGCCTCTTTCTGTTATTCAGATACTTTCCATCGACTTAGGCTCCGATATGTTGCCTGGATTGGCGCTTGGAAGCGAAAAGCCTGAAAAAAATATTATGAAGCGACCCCCAGTCGGGATAAATGAGAAGATATTAGACTGGGAAGTATTTAAACGCGGCTACTTTTTTATAGGTCTTATTGAAGCGACTGCTGCAATGACGGCTTTTATAAGTTTTTTATCGCTTCACGGGTGGGAATACGGCACAGTGAATTTAGACCCTCTTTTACACTCTCAGGCTATGACTATGACGCTCTTGGGTGCCGTTAGCTGTCAGATGGTAAACGCTTGGACTATGCGCAGTTGGGAGTTTTCCGCATGGAACATCGGATGGAACAGCAATCAACTGCTTATAGGCGCAACTGCATTGGAATTTTTTTGGATTTGGATGTTGCTTAAGTATGAACCTGTTCAGAAAATTTTTCATACGGCTGATATACCGCTAAGCGATCTTTGGATATTATTGCCTTTTCCGATTGTACTTTTTGTCAGTCATGAGTTTTACAAAAAAAATATATATTAA
- a CDS encoding phosphatidylserine decarboxylase, producing MSRHITSAISQIFGKFANKEFPKPIQDFINNSYVNIMGLDMQEFHAPATYHSLNALFTRKLREDRAYSLDANDFISPCDSLISECGALNNEVALQIKGMRYRSYDLLGENFTKEEKEIVNSGTFINFYLSPKDYHRYHIPTNLKVLKAVHIPGRFYPVNIPSLKKRLNLFIENERVVLLCETESKQKFYMVLVSALNVGVMQVVFEPKIKTNADALQSSAYSYDNLYLNKGDDFGCFEMGSTIVILAQKDMLELCIKSGENVKYGQTIAKIS from the coding sequence ATGAGTAGACATATAACTTCGGCGATTTCACAAATTTTTGGAAAATTTGCAAATAAAGAGTTTCCCAAACCGATTCAAGATTTTATAAACAACTCTTATGTAAATATTATGGGTTTGGATATGCAGGAATTTCATGCTCCTGCTACATACCACAGTTTAAATGCGCTTTTTACCAGAAAGCTAAGAGAGGATAGAGCTTATTCGCTTGACGCAAATGATTTTATATCGCCGTGTGACTCTTTGATTTCCGAATGTGGAGCTTTAAACAACGAAGTTGCGCTTCAAATCAAAGGGATGAGATATAGAAGTTACGATTTGCTGGGTGAGAATTTTACAAAAGAGGAAAAAGAGATAGTAAATAGCGGTACATTTATAAACTTTTATCTCTCTCCAAAAGATTATCACCGCTACCATATACCTACAAACTTAAAAGTGTTAAAGGCTGTTCATATCCCCGGTAGATTTTATCCCGTAAATATACCGTCGCTCAAAAAAAGATTAAATCTTTTTATCGAAAATGAGAGAGTTGTTTTGTTATGCGAAACTGAATCTAAACAGAAATTTTATATGGTGCTTGTAAGTGCTTTAAATGTCGGCGTAATGCAAGTTGTATTTGAACCGAAAATAAAGACGAATGCCGATGCACTCCAAAGCAGTGCTTATAGCTATGACAATCTATATCTTAACAAAGGCGATGATTTCGGTTGTTTTGAGATGGGTTCAACCATCGTCATACTAGCTCAAAAAGATATGCTTGAGTTATGCATAAAGTCAGGTGAAAATGTTAAATACGGACAAACGATAGCAAAAATCAGTTAA
- the truD gene encoding tRNA pseudouridine(13) synthase TruD: protein MDRFYSLSHSSIDFHFKQTPRDFVVEEVPLYEFCGEGEHLVLCVRKKGISTLELVSMIAKYLGIKNKEIGYAGLKDKHAMTKQYISLHKKYEAKMDEFEHEDVKILSKTYHNNKIRIGHLSGNKFYIKLKKVNPTSGRKIDEALKNIAAYGMPNYFGYQRFGTDGNNHIDGEKIAKGEKKERNPKVKQLLISAYQSHLFNLWLSRRLEINTLIQNFDVKELEPLLNMPKDELIKMKAQKHPFKLISGDIMEHYPHGRLFEFCSDENDFTRFNEKDISVTGLLCGKKTRLASGIAREIEKDFDDTIDEDGSRRYAWVFPKEIDGRYRSEEAQYELNFYLPKGSYATVLIEEIAKRKINE from the coding sequence ATGGATAGATTTTATTCGCTCTCTCACTCAAGTATAGATTTTCATTTTAAACAGACTCCAAGAGATTTCGTAGTCGAAGAGGTGCCTCTTTATGAGTTTTGCGGGGAGGGTGAACACCTTGTTTTATGTGTTAGAAAAAAAGGAATCTCTACTCTTGAACTTGTTTCGATGATTGCCAAATATTTGGGGATTAAAAACAAAGAGATAGGTTACGCAGGACTGAAAGACAAGCATGCTATGACGAAACAGTATATCTCGCTGCATAAAAAGTATGAAGCAAAAATGGATGAGTTTGAACATGAAGATGTTAAAATTTTATCTAAAACTTATCATAACAATAAGATTAGAATAGGGCATTTAAGCGGTAATAAGTTTTACATAAAACTAAAAAAAGTAAACCCTACTTCAGGTAGAAAGATAGATGAGGCACTGAAAAATATAGCTGCTTACGGGATGCCAAACTACTTTGGATATCAACGCTTCGGAACAGACGGCAACAACCATATAGACGGCGAAAAAATAGCAAAGGGTGAAAAAAAAGAGCGAAATCCAAAGGTAAAACAGCTTCTAATCAGTGCGTATCAAAGTCATCTTTTTAACTTATGGTTGAGCAGACGATTAGAAATAAACACTCTTATTCAAAATTTTGATGTAAAAGAGCTGGAGCCGCTTTTAAATATGCCAAAAGACGAACTAATAAAGATGAAAGCGCAAAAACATCCTTTTAAGTTAATAAGCGGTGATATAATGGAACACTATCCGCACGGAAGACTCTTTGAATTTTGCTCAGATGAGAACGATTTTACTAGATTTAACGAAAAAGATATCTCGGTTACGGGGCTTTTATGCGGTAAAAAAACAAGACTCGCTTCGGGGATTGCAAGAGAGATTGAAAAAGATTTTGACGATACCATAGACGAAGACGGCTCAAGAAGATATGCTTGGGTTTTTCCAAAAGAGATAGACGGAAGATACAGAAGCGAAGAGGCGCAATATGAACTGAATTTTTATCTTCCAAAAGGCTCTTATGCAACTGTTCTGATTGAAGAAATAGCAAAAAGGAAAATTAATGAGTAG
- a CDS encoding thiamine-phosphate kinase codes for MNLENYFISQFKNSHIGDDGALINGTVYSKDAFFEDIHFKTKWMSYYQIATKAMTVNISDAIAMNAKPKYALLSVAMPSSITKSQAKELADGFKDSASTYGVEIIGGDTIANVKLDITVTIISKTTRPLRRKGLKRGHLIAYSGELGRSAKDLKKLMNLGKIHEKSKFVNIKLRDKFISKSARFLSCGMDISDGLFSDLGKLSSANRVGFRFYKKIPKSIGCSGEEYEMLFGFDRRYKKALLKLAKLNRTPINIIGECVRKNYKNMCKAHHFY; via the coding sequence TTGAATTTAGAAAATTATTTTATATCGCAGTTTAAAAATAGTCATATCGGCGATGACGGCGCATTGATAAACGGCACGGTTTACTCAAAAGATGCATTTTTTGAAGATATCCATTTTAAAACCAAATGGATGAGTTATTATCAGATAGCAACAAAAGCAATGACGGTAAATATCTCGGATGCAATCGCTATGAATGCAAAACCGAAATATGCGCTTTTAAGCGTTGCTATGCCGAGTAGTATAACGAAATCTCAGGCAAAAGAGCTGGCGGACGGGTTTAAAGATAGTGCTTCAACATACGGGGTTGAGATAATCGGCGGGGATACCATTGCCAATGTAAAGCTTGACATTACCGTAACGATTATCTCAAAAACGACTAGACCTTTAAGAAGAAAAGGTTTAAAAAGAGGGCATCTGATCGCTTACAGCGGAGAGCTTGGAAGAAGCGCTAAAGATCTGAAAAAGTTGATGAACTTAGGCAAGATTCATGAAAAATCCAAGTTTGTAAACATAAAGCTAAGAGATAAATTTATCTCAAAGAGCGCTCGTTTTTTAAGTTGCGGTATGGATATATCAGACGGTCTTTTTAGTGATTTGGGTAAACTCTCATCCGCAAATAGAGTCGGATTTCGATTTTATAAAAAGATTCCAAAGAGTATCGGTTGCAGCGGCGAAGAGTATGAAATGCTTTTCGGTTTTGACAGAAGATACAAAAAAGCTCTTTTAAAACTAGCTAAGTTAAACAGAACTCCGATAAATATTATCGGAGAGTGTGTAAGAAAAAATTACAAAAATATGTGCAAAGCACATCACTTTTACTGA